Part of the Flagellimonas eckloniae genome, GGAATTAAAGCCAAACATTATTTCATCTAATTCATCTCCTAAAATAAAGTACCGATGGTCTTCCGTAAACCATCCTTGGTGGGTGTAGGCAATGTTTCCATATCCCAACGTAGCAATCTCTGTTGGACTGGCTTTATCCGTAATGTCCGCTATGGCAATTTGATCTTCATTGGCCCCAATAAAAATTTCTCGGCCTGTATAATCCGTATCCGGCCCAGAATAGGTAATAACTTGGGCATCGTGCGTATACCCATTGTCACCATAGCCTCCTATTTCATTAGGACTTGTTGGATTTTGGATATCTATGAAATGTACTCCGCCATTGAAGTCGTCATTTCTTGCGGTTCCAACAGGATAGGCAAAGCCAATATCTTCGTTGATTACAATATTATGGGCGTTTCCTATTCCGGTATATCTGGCATCTTCCGTAAAAAGTTGTGGTGGATCCGTTACATTTCTAAGTTTTGTTAAATCAAAAACTTGAATACCATGGTTTGCTGCTTCGGAAACAATAAAAGCATGATTTCCATATACCTTAACATCCCTCCACCCACTAGAGACCGTGGCAGTTAATAATTTTCCTAGGTAAACAGGGTTTGTGGTATCTGTAATATCAACAAATGCAGTGCCGTTATCCAAACCAATCAGTGCATATTCTCTACTGTTAACTGTGTCCGTCCATCCCCAAATATCATTGCCTTCTCCTCCTGCAAAAGCATCTAAATCCATTTGAAATAACAAGTCGTATCCGTTGCAAGGGTAAATTGAAGCTGTTCCACCTTGGCAGGGGGTTTGGCCCAATGTTACTTCTCCTGTACCAATATTAACATCATCCGTAAGGTCAGGCTCAGTTTCAGAAGATAGGCTGTTGTCACTGGAGCATCCAAAAACCATGAACACCCCAATCAAAACCAATAGGGTAGGTCTCAACATTTGTAGCAATTTTAAGTTTCTTTTAAAGATACAATTTATAATTATCCTGTTTATTTTTGCGGAATGATAGAAGATAAGAATCCACAAAGAACTACATTGGAGAATCTAGGAGAATTTGGGTTAATAAAACACTTGACCAAAAACTTTGGGTTAAACCAAGGTTCGTCTGTTGTTGGAGTTGGTGATGATGCGGCGGTTCTAGATTTTAAAGACAAGAAAACGATTGTAACTACGGATATGCTGGTTGAAGGTGTCCATTTTGACCTTAGTTATATGCCGTTAAAGCATTTGGGTTATAAATCTGTCGTTGTAAATCTATCGGACATTTATGCCATGAATGCAAAGGCCACACAAATTACGGTTTCCATTGCGGTTTCCAATAGATTTCCACTAGAAGCTCTTGAGGAATTTTACGAGGGTGTTGCCATGGCCTGCCAAATTTATAATGTGGATCTGGTTGGAGGGGATACCACCTCATCCACCACTGGAATGTTAATCAGTGTAACAGCTTTGGGCACTGCGGAGGAAAATCAGATCGTTTATAGAAATGGTGCAAAACCAAATGACCTTCTCGTTGTTACTGGAGATTTGGGTGCAGCCTATT contains:
- the thiL gene encoding thiamine-phosphate kinase — protein: MIEDKNPQRTTLENLGEFGLIKHLTKNFGLNQGSSVVGVGDDAAVLDFKDKKTIVTTDMLVEGVHFDLSYMPLKHLGYKSVVVNLSDIYAMNAKATQITVSIAVSNRFPLEALEEFYEGVAMACQIYNVDLVGGDTTSSTTGMLISVTALGTAEENQIVYRNGAKPNDLLVVTGDLGAAYLGLQVLEREKEVFKVNPNNQPDLEPYSYIVERQLKPEARKDIGELLEKLEVKPSAMIDISDGLSSEILHLCEQSDVGCNLFEDKIPLDPTVISAAEEFKMDSTMIALSGGEDYELLFTIDQKDFPKIKGNPNLTVIGHMTEKGEGANLITRGETKIPLSAQGWNSFTS
- a CDS encoding choice-of-anchor B family protein, whose amino-acid sequence is MLRPTLLVLIGVFMVFGCSSDNSLSSETEPDLTDDVNIGTGEVTLGQTPCQGGTASIYPCNGYDLLFQMDLDAFAGGEGNDIWGWTDTVNSREYALIGLDNGTAFVDITDTTNPVYLGKLLTATVSSGWRDVKVYGNHAFIVSEAANHGIQVFDLTKLRNVTDPPQLFTEDARYTGIGNAHNIVINEDIGFAYPVGTARNDDFNGGVHFIDIQNPTSPNEIGGYGDNGYTHDAQVITYSGPDTDYTGREIFIGANEDQIAIADITDKASPTEIATLGYGNIAYTHQGWFTEDHRYFILGDELDEIMFGFNSRTLVFDMSDLDNPVLHTTYIGPTSAIDHNGYVLGDEFFLANYTAGMRVLDISDIENQSITEKAFFDTYPSNNTARFDGVWSVYPFFESGKIIINDINSGFFVVQKSN